Proteins from a single region of Pseudomonas sp. BSw22131:
- a CDS encoding DUF465 domain-containing protein, with translation MPVKHDLYADLSVSKDDLAKRRGSDPRLNQLVAHYDEIDAEVLKAEAGSSLGVSDGQLLKLKGKRLETKDKIVSQLSHPQ, from the coding sequence ATGCCAGTCAAGCACGATTTATATGCGGATTTGAGTGTCAGCAAAGACGACCTTGCCAAGCGTCGTGGCAGTGATCCGAGGTTGAACCAGTTGGTCGCTCATTACGATGAAATCGATGCCGAAGTGCTGAAGGCAGAAGCCGGGTCGTCGTTGGGTGTTTCGGACGGTCAGCTTTTGAAACTCAAGGGAAAGCGTCTGGAGACCAAGGACAAAATCGTCAGTCAGCTGAGCCATCCGCAATGA
- the csrA gene encoding carbon storage regulator CsrA, with product MLILTRKVGESINIGDEITVTILGVQGLQVRLGINAPKNVSVHREEIYKRIQAEIAPNQEPQ from the coding sequence ATGTTGATACTCACCCGCAAAGTCGGCGAAAGCATAAACATCGGTGACGAGATCACCGTTACCATTCTGGGCGTACAAGGTCTGCAAGTCAGACTTGGTATCAACGCTCCGAAAAACGTTTCAGTTCACCGCGAAGAAATTTACAAACGTATTCAAGCCGAGATCGCACCTAATCAAGAGCCCCAATAA